In one window of Haloimpatiens sp. FM7315 DNA:
- a CDS encoding ABC transporter substrate-binding protein codes for MKFKKLFALTVTAAMTASFFTGCGASNSNTAAKKVETKAKESIIYGINTAPSGVFNPLVADTRYDVNVNAIIYLPLLKIDSKGEFVPALADKYEISEDQKTITYKLNSKAKWHDGKEVTAEDVIFTLTSLADPKYGGELSDVVSRIKGAKEYSSGSAKNVLGLKAVDKSTVQIELTEAYAPALIQISGLQTIPKHIWEKEPVEKWAEAKDLLSKPVGSGAYKLKEYKDGEFVKFSSSEDFFGEKAKTKNFILKVINGDTLQAELKNHSVDIANIKDIKKADIESVKKDGYSVASYEDFMFQYMGFNLRNPKFQDKKVRQAFVYAIDRQAMVDKLIEGRGTGINTALLPTGWAYPKEGLNEYKYDVEKAKTLMKDAGWTLKDGTLVNAKEEKFEVTLKVPTGLKAREQSALIIQEALKKIGVTVKIETMEFPTLMTQVVKNHEFDLYLMGNTLSADPDPKAFWYSKAASDKKGEIGYNIVGYRNEEVDKIIDEGLSTIDRAKRTETYAKFGKIINEDVPEVFLYVQNNDIAYNKNLKNFNPSTFDEFANIENWEIQE; via the coding sequence TAATACAGCAGCAAAAAAAGTAGAAACAAAGGCAAAAGAAAGTATAATCTATGGCATAAATACTGCACCATCAGGAGTTTTCAATCCATTGGTTGCAGACACAAGATATGATGTAAACGTTAATGCTATAATTTATTTGCCACTTTTAAAAATTGACTCAAAAGGAGAATTTGTACCGGCTTTAGCTGATAAATACGAAATTTCTGAAGATCAAAAAACTATTACATACAAATTAAATTCTAAAGCTAAATGGCATGATGGAAAAGAAGTTACAGCAGAGGATGTTATATTTACTTTAACTTCTCTAGCTGACCCTAAATATGGCGGAGAGCTTTCTGATGTTGTTTCAAGAATAAAGGGTGCTAAAGAATACAGTAGTGGCAGTGCTAAAAATGTTTTAGGGTTAAAGGCTGTTGATAAAAGCACAGTACAAATAGAATTAACAGAAGCTTATGCTCCTGCACTAATCCAAATATCTGGATTACAAACAATTCCAAAACACATATGGGAAAAAGAACCTGTTGAAAAATGGGCAGAAGCTAAGGATTTACTTTCAAAACCAGTAGGATCAGGTGCATACAAACTTAAAGAATACAAAGATGGAGAATTTGTTAAGTTTTCTTCTTCAGAAGATTTCTTTGGTGAAAAAGCAAAAACTAAGAATTTCATTTTAAAAGTTATAAATGGAGATACTCTTCAAGCAGAGTTAAAAAATCACAGTGTTGATATAGCAAATATAAAAGATATTAAAAAAGCAGATATCGAGTCAGTAAAAAAAGATGGATATAGTGTAGCTAGCTATGAAGATTTTATGTTCCAGTATATGGGCTTTAATCTTAGAAATCCAAAATTCCAAGATAAAAAAGTTAGACAAGCTTTTGTATATGCAATTGATAGACAAGCTATGGTAGATAAATTAATTGAAGGCAGAGGAACTGGTATAAATACTGCATTGCTTCCAACAGGCTGGGCATATCCAAAAGAAGGATTAAATGAATATAAATACGATGTTGAAAAAGCAAAAACTCTTATGAAAGATGCAGGGTGGACTTTAAAAGACGGTACACTTGTAAATGCAAAGGAAGAAAAATTTGAAGTAACATTAAAGGTTCCAACAGGTTTAAAAGCAAGAGAACAATCTGCTTTAATCATACAAGAAGCACTTAAAAAAATCGGAGTAACTGTTAAGATAGAAACAATGGAATTTCCAACTTTAATGACTCAAGTTGTTAAAAACCATGAATTTGATTTATATTTAATGGGCAACACTTTATCAGCAGATCCTGATCCAAAGGCATTCTGGTACTCAAAAGCAGCAAGTGATAAAAAAGGTGAAATAGGATATAACATAGTTGGTTATAGAAATGAAGAAGTAGATAAAATAATTGATGAGGGACTATCAACAATTGATAGGGCAAAGAGAACTGAGACTTATGCAAAATTTGGTAAGATAATAAATGAAGATGTTCCAGAAGTATTCTTATATGTTCAAAATAATGATATAGCATATAACAAGAACTTAAAGAACTTCAACCCATCAACTTTTGATGAATTTGCTAATATAGAAAATTGGGAAATACAAGAATAG